gctgcaggtgttggcgagctgcctctggctgggacacagcGAGGTGGTGACGTCCTTTGAAACTTCATGTCCTCAGTTTTTTTTCGGGGGGATTCCCCCAAATGAAGCTCTGGAGCCGCAGAAGCCAGCCTGGATCTGCCAGCGCTACAAGAACCAGTATTACTTTGCCACCCTGTATGACAGGAAGATGCGCATTCCTGTCTACTCTGCTTACATCTACCAACCTGGACCTGGCAAAAGACCTAAAACATGGCTGGTCGAGCCCCAGGTGAGTTTTTCTCTTACTGCACATCACCAGTATTAAAGTGGTATTAAAAGCAGTATTAAAATAACCATTTCTATTTGGTCCCACCCCTCTACACACATGCAAATGGACACACTGGATGGGATTCTCCTCCTATAACTTCAAACACCTTCATCACATGATTTCCCTGATGTATCTGAGACATCAGCAGGAGGATGAGTCATATCCCAAAGGTGCCCAGTTTTCTGCCTTCACCTGACAGGAATagcaaagcaaattaatttgcattaCATTACAAAGTCCAATGattcccctccctgtgccctgctggggtgaggGACCAAGTGATGGGGAAATGGATCCCAAGAGAGGCTAAACTTGagggaccaccagtcctgctGAGATCTGCTTCCCCCTTTACCCTGAGTTGTTCTGCACTCCTGACAGAGCTTATCTGCTCCCAGTGAAGAGTCAAACAGGCTTTGTGAGGGCTGTGAGAGAAGTGAGGAGAAACTCAGAAGGGGCTGAGATGGCCCAGAGACAAAGCCTTGGGGGAAAAGGCACTGGGGATGAGAGGGTCAGCTTAAGTGTAGAGGGATTTCTGGAGTGATGTTTGAGGCAGTGaaaagtgaggagcagcagtgtcagtcCAGTCAGAAGGGTGTGATCTCCATGCATGGGCAGTGAGCCCTGAGCACCTTTGGCTCAGGCTTGGTCCAGAAGGATCCAGCAGACAGACAGAACTCCAAAGCTACAGAGCTCTACCAAGCATCTTTCAGATAAACTTCAGGACTTTAGGAAAATAGGCCAAGGAAATAATGGACACGAAAAGAAGAAATTCATGTAATTGCTAAGGACTGAGTGGCAGGATGGATTTAGGTGAAAATGAACCACAGACAAAACCCATATACAGTGTGCCAAAAAGCTAAATATAATGCATTAAATGTGAAAcgaatttctgaaataaaaaaaaaaacaaacgtTTGCACTTGTTCCTTATAGGAACTCAAACAATTAATCTGGTGTTGTACCAAATCAAGACGATACCCAAAAAGGGATCTTGATACTCAGAGACTTCTGCTCTAGGAAAATCTGTTCTATTATCCCCATCTCCAATACTAACtacttttcctcttcttttcctctgtcaAGCTGATTGGCCCAACTTATCCCAAAACTATGGAAAAAGAGTGGacacttttaaataaatacaacgTCAGCTTAGAGAAACTCAGCCAGAGCCAGGCTATCCTCCATGACTACAAGAATCTGACGGGTTTGAACCGAGGCCATTTGAACCCCAATGGCCACCATGATGACTACAGCAGCAGGGTGGCTACCTTCACCCTCACCAACATAGTGCCCCAGGATGAGAAGCTCAACGGTGGTGCCTGGAACAACTACGAGCAGCAAACGATGATCAGGAGGACCCAGGGCTGTACAACCACCTATGTCGTGGtgggtgctgtgcctgggaacaACTACATCGCCAAGGGGAGGGTTAATAAACCCAGCCACCTCTggtcagctgcctgctgcatAGTTGACAACAGCTACGTAAAGGCTTGGGCGGTCATTGCTGAGAATGACAAGAACGAGGTCCAGCTCCTCACGCTGGGGGAACTGGAGGACACATTAACTGAGCTCTATGGGAGGGGACAGGTTTCCCTGTTTGACACTGACTGTCCCCGGGACTAAGCCTCACATCCTGGGTGGAACAGGCTCGGGAGTTTTTGCCACACgtcacagaataacagaatggtttggattggaaggaatTTCAAAGACCATCCAcgggccatgggcagggacatatTTCACTGTCCTTGGtagctccaagccctgcccaacaTGGctttgaatacttccagggatgaagcagccacaacttctctggacaacccatgccagggcctcaccaccctcacagtaaagaatttcttcttaacatCTAATCTAACTCCACCTGCTTTATGTTTAATGCCATTCCCTtttgtcctgctgctccatgcccttgtcccaagtccttctctcttttaaaatcctttagACACTGGAAGTTCTCCCaagagccttcttttctccaggctctgtccccctCAGATGtctcagcctctctccagagCAGATGTGATCCAGCTCTTGgagcatctttgtggcctcctctggactccacTCCAACAGCTTTGGATCCTTCTTGAGCTgtgggccccagagctggaggcagcactgcagctgggctctcagcagagcagagcacagggggacaaATGCACTGTAGGGGAACAAGACAACCCAAGATTCCCAAAAGACTCTGACTCATTTCCAGGAAGGTCTGAGAGAACAGACTTCACATGATATCTAATTTCCATTACAAAGTGAGAAACCTGTCTTCAGGTCAGGGAAATTTATCCATAAAAGGATACCCACTGCTATGTATTTACAGAGTAGTTTAGGTACTAACATAACAATTCATGCCAAGTGTGTAATTTACTAATAAAACCGTGTGAAATTTTACGTATCTTCtgatttttgttcttccttttgaCCATTAACATCTAGGGATCTTGGGGGGTCCCTTTCTCTTGAGGGTGATTTTGTGGGCAGAATGGGAGGGTCAGGCAAAGAGTCCTCTTGAGTCATGAGCTGCAGAAAGGACTCCCCTTGCTTGGTAAACTCCTTCTCAGCAAGCTGTCTGGGTTCAGCTGGATCCAATCTTAGTCCCAGATTTTGTCTATTGTTTACATGTAAAGGATTAAATAGATGTGCAATTGAAACTTCATATAACTTGTCTCACAGGTTAGAGGATTTAGAACCATACATATTTACATAATTATATATGAATTATGAAGGCAAAATATGTTAATCAGAATTATGTAGTTCACAGTATGGAAGCTATAACTACTAGTATAGTATTGTGGACTATGAAGCAGTATTGAAGCAGATACATTAAAGCAGTTCTAATAAAACCAGCACCTGATTATAAtccgcacgttacaatacagagtgtgatcaaaggtatctgttctatcaccatctgttgagggttggggcagtgatcctgatctctgtaggagatattctgctaatgggacatccactgaaaccagctggggcagtgttctttatctcatgggatatctcctgttcatggccatggtttataaaccagctggggcagtgttctttatctcatgggatatctcctgttaatggccatggtttataaaccagctggggcagtgttctttatcttttcacaacccatccttcctccagccagtcattttctgctcatggccattgagtcccactgtggcactgataaaattactgcatcccattgggagttgctccagccagggggaagagcccaacatttcttaccaagataaaaacagaggttttgggacactaagggagcccctttctccactggactccagaggaaaaccggatttctccacatcaccactggagctttagagggaaactgcaccttgtacaggagcactgctccaattgagccacatctgtcactgcaggaggatgcagccaccatggaatgggactgctgccaacaccctgcctgacgggtgtcaggttgtactctgactgtgtcagggtttggggtttgtttctttgtagtactgtatttctattttaatttccgtagtaaagaactgttattcctaattcctatatttttgcctgaaagccccttgatttcaaaattataataatttggagggagggggtttacattctccatttcaaagagaagctcctgcctttctcagcacacacctgtcctcctaaaacagcaaatttttgttctttgtccatatataagccgcacttcaggttcggaccaaaattttagtcaaaacggtgcagcttatactcgtgaaattactgtacatagagATTGATGTTACTCACCCATACCAATGGCCATGGTCAAATCTCTTTGGCTCACCCTCAAGAAGTAACCTTGAGAAGCATCTCCACTCCAAGGAGGAATCTACACACACACCCTCTCCAGGAAGGTGTGTGTCTGTACATGCAAGAgctaaagagagaaaaagtcaGTCTCTAATTCACATCAGAGTGATGTTCAAACACCTCCTGGGAATCAGGGCTTCAGCACGCATAATGGTTCCTCCGGAAGGCgaaaacagaaaattcacaaATGCCCCcctcttctgcttcttcacCTTAGCTTTTTTATCTGAGCTGAAGtaatggtatggaatatcccttcaGCTAATTTGGGTCAGTGGGCCTGCTTGTGTCCCTTCCCAGGGTCTTGCCCACTCCCATCCCCTTTGGTGGGGGAAGGAATGTCAGAGGAGCAGCGCTGCTTGGCAGAAGCCAAAACACTGGTCTGTTATCACGACCTATCCAGCAACCAATGTAAAGCACAGCACTGTCAGGGCTGTGATCTCTACCTCAGTCAGACCCAATACAGGTGTTCACAATAAAGTTATTTGCTGCATTGCTTGATTGCAAGGCTTATGGTTTATATAAATGACAAGTTGATTCTCACTGAAATTTCCAGCAGCCACCAGTTATGTCACAGTGCCCAGAGAATCCTGGCAGAACGTTAGGGCCCCAAGTGCAATCTGCGGACACCATAACACCAACACAAGTGTCAGCATCAGACACCAGGTATTCTCCTGGGGATGGCCATGAACCAAGTAGGCCAGCGTGCCAACAGCTCATACAAGACACCTCCATGGCTCCAGCAATGAGACCTGCAACTTTGATTGTGGGCAACTGTTTGAGGCATAGGAAAATGCAGCCAGGAGTTTTCCCAGGCTGGATGAGCTTTTTTCTCAGAGTGCTCAAGGACAAGAACCCAAAACAGACTACACACTTGATAGAGTACATATTGTTAGTCACAGAGTGTGTTTCTAAAGGGGTGTTGCTCCTCTGCCCAATGAAGTTTCTCTAAATTGCTTTGCACAATGTATGCTATTTAAACCTATGATTTCCGTGAACAAAAGCTCTTTCTTACTCTTGTAAGAGAGTGTCACGTTACTGTGCCTTTCACCGCTTGGGAACCACAGACAGTAACATTTGATGTCCTCACTCTTGATCCTTTAGGGGTGGGGGACTTTGAAACAAAGAGTTCAAAGGGTTCTGTGCATTCAGCCTTATGTGGGATTGCCCCACTTGACCCTGGGAGGGGTTTACCCTGTGTCATGCAGcactgtggggttggggacactttgggggtTTCTGATGCTTTATGGTCCCTTCTAATGATGTGACCACTGTTGGGCCCTGCTTTGTTATGTCAAATGGGctgcagcagaaaggaggaaTTTACCCCAGCTCTACCACATTTGCTTCTTCTTGGCCTCCTCCCACACTCTGGAAAACCCCACATTACTTAAGACACCAGTCCCGGGTTTATAGAGACAAAAGGAACAGCATGACTCAAccagtttgtttaaaaaaacttcaGTCTAACACACTTTTCTGCATAGTTCTGCTTGTAAAAACCAACTCATCATTCTCTTATTCCTGGACTGTtggaaatggaaggaaatgaGTCCAGTTTAGTTTGAGTGAATGAATGATTATTGACTCACAGAACATTTTGGGGTAGAAAGAACCTTAAGGACCAGCTAGTTCCATGCCCTCTCATGATCAGGGTTACCTTCCGcaatcccaggttgctccaaacccaaGCCAATGAGTccatggacacttccagggatgtggcagtCTCAGATTTCATAAGCACCCTCTGCTGGGGCTTCACCACCCCACAGTaccaaatattttcctaatattgAATCTATACCTACATTCAGTGCATTTCAAGCCATTTCACCTTGTCCTAATGtctttgtttttccccagcttGCACCCACacccccacagctgctccctcacTCCCCAGACACCGGGATcagggagagaactgggagggtaaaagctggaaaagccaTGGGTGAGGATAAAGACACTGTAACggggaaagcaaaagcaaagcacattCAAGGAATTCTTTGACCATTCCCCATGGACAGAAAATGTCCACccacctccaggagagcagggccccatcccACCTAACAGTTACCTGGGAAGATAAAACTCACCACTGCAAACATCccctccttctttcttcttcccctcacTTTATATCCTCAGCATGATGCCACATGGTCTGGGAGATCCCTCAGGTCACTtagggtcacctgtcctggctgtgtctcctcccaacctcCCAAGTGCCCCCAGCCTCCTGGCCAGCCTGGcagtacaaaaagcagaaaaggtctTGGCTCTGGGAAAGCTCTGCTTAGCAATAACCGAAAATATCTCTGTGTTATCAACTCTGTGTGCAGCAGAACTCAAAAAACCACAGCCCCATACCTGCCACTGtcaagaaaattaactctgaacCCAGCACATCTATCAGCTCCATGCCCTTGTCCATAGTctgtctccagctctcctgtaggCTCCTAAAGTCCTGGCAGGTGCTCTGAGGtatccccagagccttctccttcCCAGGTTGCTGGGATGAAGCTGGTACAAAGCCATGGCCATCAGACAAGAGAATATTTGTTGCCTGGCCATAGCAATGATGTTATGTGAGGCTGCAGAAGAGCAGCCTGTGACTGTCTGAGTGTACTCAGAGACAGGCCAGTCCATCTCATGTCACCAGAGATGTTCTGTTGGGAACACAAACACATGtaggagctggagcagcagca
This genomic interval from Catharus ustulatus isolate bCatUst1 chromosome 4, bCatUst1.pri.v2, whole genome shotgun sequence contains the following:
- the LOC116995407 gene encoding endonuclease domain-containing 1 protein-like — translated: MLGLLLLLQVLASCLWLGHSEVVTSFETSCPQFFFGGIPPNEALEPQKPAWICQRYKNQYYFATLYDRKMRIPVYSAYIYQPGPGKRPKTWLVEPQLIGPTYPKTMEKEWTLLNKYNVSLEKLSQSQAILHDYKNLTGLNRGHLNPNGHHDDYSSRVATFTLTNIVPQDEKLNGGAWNNYEQQTMIRRTQGCTTTYVVVGAVPGNNYIAKGRVNKPSHLWSAACCIVDNSYVKAWAVIAENDKNEVQLLTLGELEDTLTELYGRGQVSLFDTDCPRD